A window of Citrus sinensis cultivar Valencia sweet orange chromosome 7, DVS_A1.0, whole genome shotgun sequence contains these coding sequences:
- the LOC102624169 gene encoding uncharacterized protein LOC102624169 isoform X4, which yields MANPGVGNKFVSVNLNKSYGQSYHQHQNNHHHNLSHSGYYGSNRARPAGGGGGGMLVLSRPRSSQKAAVPKLSVPPPLNLPSLRKEHERFDSSGSNGGPAGGGVSGAGQRPGSSGTGWTKPGTAVGSDQKINDKVDQGPHSVDGLSKGNDGVGVYVPPSVRSGTVGPALSSFAPAEKASVLRGEDFPSLQAALPAASGSEKKQKDGFSQKQKQGMSQELGNNEQKDGCRFNAVNDGMSPRLQSGQDVVGSRLRENGGINHDTGSARRSEQVRKQEEYFPGPLPLVRLKPRSDWADDERDTGHGITDRDRDHGFSKSEAYWEGDFDMPRPSVLPHKRAHNVFERWGQRDSETGKVSSSEVARVDPFGRDIRAPSREGREGNMWRASSSLQKDGFGALDIGDNRNGICERPSSLNREANKETKFMSSPFRDTVQDDSGRRDIDYGPGGRQPWNNSVHSFNSQRAERNPWEQYGSEQYNRFRGDAFQRSSASKSSFSSGGRGFPHNDPMHNFSRDKRPLLKREEPYQDDPFMKDFGSSSFDGRDPFSAGLVGVVKKKKDVLKQTDFHDPVRESFEAELERVQKMQEQERQRIIEEQERALELARREEEERLRVAREQEEQRRRLEEETREAVWRAEQEQLEATRKAEEQRIAREEERQRIIMEEERRKHAAKQKLLELEERIAKRQAEAAKSDSNSSDIADEKSSGLAKERDLPKMADVGDWEDGERMVERITTSASSDSSGLHRSFDMSSRNQFARDNSSGFLDRGKPFNSWRRDAFESGNSSTFITQDAENGHYSPRRDSAFGGRAVPRKEFYGGPGIMSSRNYYKAGILEPHMDEFTVSRGQRWNMSGDGDHYGRNIEMESDFHENITERYGDVGWGQGRYRGNVYPPYPDRIYPNPETDVISSFGRSRYSMRHPRVLPPPTLTSMQKPSYRRENERPSPSTFQENEAEYNRLLRSESISLAGLDRSEQHNLAQPEIIDVQPESTENEEQNLERSTTSRCDSQSSLSVSSAPDSPVHLSHDDLDVSGDSPALSATEEDKDAVLSGPVNDTVVLPMDSGNGNMIAPASSISAGDDEEWAVENDERLHEQEEYDEDEDGYQEEDVPEGDDENIELTQEFEGIHLEEKGSPHMIGNLVLGFNEGVEVPMPNDDFERSPQNEDTTLAPQISAGTVVEDQGSLDGLCGNLASVDIPSQLSIGSSSGILQETDKAIQDLVVQQDNTQLSAASELMDHLNANSCSVVSTQHPIPTSVSMALQSSSDQSVMSTVTAGLSQAETPVKLQFGLFSGPSLIPSPFPAIQIGSIQMPLLHPQVGTSLAHMHPSQPPVFQFGQLRYTSPVSQGVLPLAPHSVPYVQPNVPANFSLNQNAGVSQPIQHVQQTSTHKSDTFSLSGDNHLGLVRRHLDQGNALNEASSLPAIGSAQTTSMVQQDGAEISLIDDNKTRRDSVFEADEQGHHNLDMRNFKSLNPKKSSGRLHTEASSFQSNSREKSLTGSKAQGLTSGSRGKRYVVTARNNSFPKSSFVAAEPSRSDAVGFPRRPRRQRTEFRVRENADKRQSTAMAPANHLGVDDNSNSSRRVTGISTRSGYRRVVLSKSSKQINDSESSNSATMNLQERDPGSKVGKGVGNESLMKGQNISHTDEGNLKRTIRSEDDVDASLQSGVVRVFEQPGIEAPSDEDDFIEVRSKRQMLNDRREQKEKEIKAKSRVTKVLLPKKHHSTSQNAIVLTSSNKISASTCGQGANNVRSDFAANEGRNLTNIEVSTGFNANKVSQPLAPIGTPAAKSDPQADLRSQTNKSLKNSSIPVVSGCGKNLASGFIFDSENKIMDNVQTSMGSWGNSRLNQQTQLDEAMNPGKFDSCVSVKDHTSSVSEPNMPSSSILTKDKSFSSSASPINSLLAGEKIQFGAVTSPTVLPPSTRAVSHGIGPPGPCRSDIQISHNLSTPENDCAIFFDKEKNTSESCVNLEDCEAEAEAAASAIAVAAISSDEVVGNGLGTGSVSASETKNFGGAETDGIRAAGGDADQQSASQSRAEESLSVALPADLSVETPPISLWPPLPSPPSSNQMISHFPGGLPSHFPLYEMNPVLGGPIFTFGPHEESVPAQSQTQKTASTPGSSSLGTWQQCHSGVDSFYGPPAGYTGPFISPTGGIPGVQGPPHMVVYNHFAPVGQFGQVGLSFMGTYIPSAKQPDWKRNPASSAMGGGEGDVNNLNMVAAQRNPTNLPAPIQHLAPGSPLLPLASPLAMFDVSPFQPPSDMSVQARWSHVPAPPLQSVPMSMPLQRPTDGVLPSQFNHGTSADQSSASNRFPESRNSTPSDSSQNFHAATDATVTQLPEELGLVHASSSTCAGASTQSSVVKSLSVSTAADAGKTDTVQNGSSVGQNTSSTFKPQPSQQKNTSSQQYNNLSGYNYQRGSGVSQKNSSGGEWSHRRMGFHGRNQSFGAEKGFSPSKMKQIYVAKQTPSGTSTAPQ from the exons ATGGCCAATCCTGGAGTCGGGAACAAGTTCGTGTCTGTTAATCTGAACAAATCATATGGGCAATCTTATCATCAACAtcaaaataatcatcatcataactTATCTCATTCCGGTTATTACGGGTCGAATCGGGCCCGTCCTGCTGGTGGCGGAGGAGGAGGAATGTTGGTCCTGTCACGGCCCCGAAGTTCGCAGAAAGCTGCTGTGCCTAAGCTTTCTGTTCCACCCCCCTTGAATCTGCCCTCATTGCGCAAGGAGCACGAGAGATTTGATTCATCGGGATCCAATGGTGGGCCTGCTGGCGGAGGGGTTTCAGGTGCTGGGCAGAGGCCAGGTTCCTCGGGCACTGGCTGGACTAAGCCTGGCACAGCTGTTGGTAGTGATcagaaaattaatgataagGTTGATCAGGGTCCGCATAGTGTTGATGGATTGAGTAAGGGGAATGATGGGGTTGGTGTGTATGTGCCACCTTCAGTGCGGTCTGGTACAGTTGGGCCTGCATTATCTAGTTTCGCTCCTGCAGAGAAGGCAAGTGTTTTGAGGGGTGAAGATTTTCCCTCTTTGCAGGCTGCGTTGCCAGCTGCATCTGGGTCGGAGAAGAAACAGAAGGATGGTTTTAGTCAGAAACAGAAACAAGGCATGAGCCAGGAGTTGGGTAATAATGAGCAGAAGGATGGTTGTCGATTTAATGCTGTTAATGATGGCATGAGTCCTCGTTTGCAATCTGGACAGGATGTTGTTGGTAGTAGGTTGCGAGAGAATGGTGGTATAAATCATGATACGGGTAGTGCACGGAGATCAGAGCAAGTGAGGAAGCAAGAGGAATACTTTCCTGGGCCACTGCCATTGGTTAGGTTGAAACCACGATCTGATTGGGCTGATGATGAACGGGATACAGGTCATGGCATTACAGACCGGGACAGAGATCATGGATTCTCAAAGAGTGAAGCTTACTGGGAAGGAGATTTTGATATGCCTAGGCCCAGTGTTTTGCCACACAAACGAGCTCATAATGTTTTTGAGAGGTGGGGACAGCGTGACAGTGAAACTGGAAAAGTTTCTTCCAGTGAAGTCGCCAGAGTAGACCCTTTTGGCAGAGATATTAGAGCGCCTAGTAGAGAAGGACGAGAGGGAAACATGTGGAGAGCATCTTCCTCTCTTCAAAAAGATGGATTTGGTGCCTTAGATATTGGAGACAACAGAAATGGTATTTGTGAACGGCCATCTAGTCTGAATAGAGAAGCAAACAAGGAGACTAAGTTCATGTCATCGCCATTTCGAGACACGGTGCAGGATGACTCTGGAAGGAGGGATATAGACTATGGGCCGGGTGGGAGACAGCCTTGGAACAACTCAGTGCACTCATTTAATAGTCAAAGGGCAGAAAGAAATCCATGGGAACAGTATGGCAGTGAACAATACAACAGATTTAGGGGTGATGCTTTCCAGAGAAGTTCGGCgtcaaaatcatcattttcctCTGGTGGCAGAGGGTTTCCACACAATGATCCCATGCACAATTTTAGTAGGGACAAACGTCCATTATTGAAGAGAGAAGAACCTTATCAAGATGACCCTTTCATGAAGGACTTTGGAAGTTCTAGTTTTGATGGACGGGATCCCTTTTCTGCTGGTCTTGTTGGGGtggttaaaaagaaaaaagatgtgCTTAAACAGACTGATTTCCATGATCCTGTTAGGGAATCTTTTGAGGCCGAACTTGAGAGAGTCCAGAAGATGCAGGAGCAGGAGCGGCAGCGAATCATTGAAGAACAGGAAAGAGCTTTGGAGCTAGCTCGACGGGAGGAAGAGGAGAGACTGAGAGTGGCTAGGGAACAAGAAGAACAAAGGAGAAGGTTAGAAGAAGAAACCAGAGAAGCTGTGTGGAGGGCTGAACAAGAGCAATTGGAAGCCACACGCAAGGCTGAAGAACAGAGGATTGCAAGAGAAGAGGAGAGGCAGAGGATTATTATGGAGGAGGAGAGGAGGAAACATGCTGCTAAGCAAAAGCTTCTAGAATTGGAGGAAAGAATTGCCAAGAGGCAGGCTGAAGCAGCCAAGAGTGACAGTAATTCTTCTGACATTGCAGATGAGAAATCGTCTGGGTTGGCAAAAGAAAGAGATCTTCCCAAAATGGCAGATGTGGGTGATTGGGAAGATGGTGAAAGGATGGTGGAGAGAATAACAACTTCAGCTTCTTCTGATTCCTCTGGTCTTCATAGATCCTTTGACATGAGCTCTAGGAATCAATTTGCTAGAGATAATTCATCTGGGTTTTTGGATAGGGGCAAACCTTTTAATTCATGGAGACGGGATGCATTTGAGAGTGGGAACAGCTCAACCTTCATTACACAAGATGCAGAAAATGGCCACTATAGTCCCAGACGAGATTCAGCTTTTGGAGGAAGAGCTGTTCCTAGGAAAGAGTTTTACGGAGGACCTGGGATTATGTCTTCAAGGAATTATTATAAAGCCGGGATTCTAGAGCCACACATGGATGAATTTACTGTTTCAAGAGGTCAGAGATGGAATATGTCTGGAGATGGAGATCATTATGGCAGAAACATTGAGATGGAATCTGATTTTCATGAGAATATCACTGAAAGATATGGTGATGTTGGTTGGGGGCAGGGTCGTTATCGTGGCAATGTTTATCCTCCATACCCTGATCGAATATATCCAAATCCCGAGACAGATGTGATTTCTTCATTTGGGAGGTCTCGGTATTCCATGAGGCACCCTCGTGTGCTTCCTCCTCCAACTCTGACTTCAATGCAAAAACCTTCCTATAGACGTGAGAATGAGCGTCCTAGTCCTTCAACTTTCCAAGAAAATGAGGCGGAGTACAATCGATTGTTAAGAAGTGAATCTATCAGCCTGGCAGGTTTAGATAGAAGTGAACAGCACAATCTTGCTCAGCCTGAAATAATTGATGTCCAGCCCGAGAGTACTGAAAATGAGGAACAGAATTTGGAAAGAAGCACAACATCCAGATGTGATTCACAGTCCTCACTTTCTGTTTCTAGCGCGCCTGATTCGCCAGTTCATCTATCTCATGATGATTTGGATGTATCTGGAGACTCACCTGCATTATCTGCTACAGAAGAGGATAAAGATGCAGTATTGTCAGGACCAGTTAATGATACCGTCGTCTTGCCCATGGATTCTGGGAATGGGAATATGATCGCTCCAGCAAGTTCAATTTCTGCAGGTGATGATGAAGAATGGGCTGTTGAGAATGATGAACGGTTGCATGAGCAAGAAGAATATGATGAGGATGAAGACGGATATCAAGAAGAAGATGTTCCTGAAGGAGATGATGAGAACATTGAATTGACGCAGGAGTTTGAAGGTATTCATCTAGAGGAGAAAGGCTCGCCGCACATGATAGGCAACTTGGTCTTAGGCTTCAATGAGGGTGTCGAGGTTCCAATgccaaatgatgattttgaaaGAAGTCCACAAAATGAAGATACCACATTAGCACCCCAGATTTCTGCTGGTACGGTAGTAGAAGATCAAGGATCTTTAGATGGGTTGTGTGGAAATCTTGCTTCTGTGGACATTCCTTCCCAATTGAGTATTGGTAGTTCTTCTGGAATCTTGCAGGAGACTGATAAGGCAATTCAGGATTTGGTTGTACAGCAAGACAACACTCAATTGTCAGCAGCATCTGAGCTAATGGATCATTTGAATGCTAACAGTTGTTCTGTTGTTTCTACTCAGCATCCAATCCCAACTTCTGTTAGTATGGCCTTACAGTCATCATCTGATCAGAGTGTCATGTCCACAGTTACCGCTGGTCTGAGTCAGGCTGAGACACCTGTTAAGTTGCAGTTTGGGCTGTTTTCTGGTCCTTCTCTAATACCATCTCCGTTTCCAGCCATACAGATTGGTTCTATACAGATGCCGCTTTTACATCCACAAGTGGGTACATCCCTTGCCCATATGCACCCATCGCAACCTCCAGTTTTCCAGTTTGGTCAGCTAAGATATACATCTCCTGTTTCCCAGGGAGTGCTCCCGTTGGCTCCTCATTCAGTGCCTTATGTTCAACCTAATGTTCCAGCCAACTTTTCGTTGAATCAGAATGCAGGAGTCTCTCAGCCCATTCAACATGTTCAACAAACTTCTACTCATAAAAGTGACACATTTTCTCTTTCGGGAGATAACCATCTAGGCCTCGTTCGTAGGCACCTGGATCAAGGGAATGCATTAAATGAGGCATCTTCACTGCCAGCAATTGGCAGTGCACAAACTACCTCTATGGTACAGCAGGATGGAGCTGAGATTTCTCTCATTGATGATAACAAAACAAGGCGTGATTCAGTTTTCGAAGCAGATGAGCAGGGTCACCATAATTTAGATATGAGGAACTTCAAATCTTTGAACCCTAAAAAATCATCAGGTCGCCTTCACACCGAAGCGTCATCTTTTCAGTCCAATTCCAGAGAGAAAAGCTTAACTGGGTCAAAGGCTCAAGGTTTAACATCTGGTAGCCGAGGTAAAAGATATGTTGTTACAGCCAGGAATAATTCTTTTCCAAAGTCATCATTTGTGGCAGCTGAACCCTCTCGTTCAGATGCTGTTGGATTTCCAAGGAGGCCTCGGCGCCAGCGAACTGAGTTTCGGGTTCGGGAAAATGCTGATAAGCGGCAATCTACTGCTATGGCTCCAGCTAACCATCTTGGGGTGGATGATAATTCAAATAGTAGTAGAAGGGTTACTGGAATTTCTACCCGCAGTGGGTATAGGAGAGTTGTGTTGAGTAAATCATCGAAACAGATCAATGACTCGGAATCCTCGAATTCAGCCACAATGAATTTACAGGAGAGAGATCCTGGGAGCAAGGTTGGAAAGGGAGTTGGAAACGAATCATTGATGAAGGGTCAGAACATTTCACACACTGATGAGGGAAACCTTAAAAGGACCATTCGCTCTGAAGATGATGTTGATGCTTCCTTACAAAGCGGTGTTGTGCGTGTATTTGAGCAGCCTGGCATAGAAGCCCCAAGTGATGAAGATGACTTCATTGAGGTGAGGTCGAAGAGGCAGATGCTGAATGATCGGCGTGAACAGAAGGAAAAAGAGATTAAGGCAAAGTCTCGGGTTACAAAGGTTCTG CTGCCAAAGAAACATCATTCTACTTCACAAAATGCTATTGTCTTAACTagctcaaataaaatatctgcTTCAACGTGTGGACAAGGTGCAAATAATGTCCGCTCTGATTTTGCTGCCAATGAGGGAAGAAATTTGACAAACATTGAAGTGTCAACAGGATTTAATGCAAACAAAGTGTCTCAACCCTTGGCTCCTATCGGCACTCCCGCTGCGAAATCTGACCCTCAGGCTGATTTAAGATCCCAGACAAACAA GTCCCTCAAAAACAGCTCCATTCCAGTCGTATCTGGCTGTGGAAAGAATCTTGCATCAGGCTTCATTTTTGACAGCGAGAATAAGATCATGGATAATGTTCAAACATCTATGGGCTCTTGGGGTAATTCGCGGCTTAATCAGCAG ACCCAGCTTGACGAGGCTATGAATCCTGGGAAATTTGATTCATGTGTTTCTGTTAAAGATCATACTAGCTCAGTCAGTGAACCCAACATGCCATCATCATCCATCTTGACAAAGGACAAGTCATTTTCTTCCTCTGCAAGCCCAATCAACTCTTTGCTTGCTGGAGAGAAAATTCAATTTG GTGCAGTTACATCTCCAACGGTTCTTCCTCCCAGCACCCGTGCTGTTTCACATGGGATTGGTCCTCCTGGTCCATGTCGATCAGACATCCAAATTTCCCACAATCTTTCAACGCCTGAGAATGACTGCGCAATTTTCTTtgataaagagaaaaacactAGTGAATCTTGTGTCAATCTGGAGGATTGCGAAGCTGAAGCTGAAGCTGCTGCATCTGCTATTGCTGTTGCAGCCATAAGCAGCGACGAGGTTGTTGGAAATGGGCTGGGCACTGGCTCTGTCTCTGCATCAGAAACCAAAAATTTTGGAGGTGCAGAAACTGATGGTATAAGAGCAG CAGGTGGAGATGCTGATCAGCAATCAGCAAGTCAATCAAGGGCTGAAGAGTCATTAAGTGTAGCCTTACCAGCAGATCTTTCTGTTGAGACCCCTCCAATTTCCTTATGGCCACCTTTACCAAGCCCACCTTCATCGAACCAGATGATCTCGCATTTCCCGGGAGGCCTACCATCCCATTTTCCCCTATATGAGATGAATCCTGTGTTGGGGGGTCCTATCTTCACTTTTGGACCGCATGAAGAATCTGTTCCTGCTCAATCACAGACCCAGAAGACTGCTAGTACACCAGGTTCAAGCTCACTCGGGACATGGCAACAGTGCCATTCTGGTGTGGATTCATTCTATGGCCCCCCAGCAGGATATACTGGGCCTTTTATCAGCCCAACGGGGGGCATCCCTGGGGTTCAAGGCCCACCACATATGGTTGTCTATAATCATTTTGCACCAGTTGGCCAGTTCGGACAAGTTGGCTTGAGTTTCATGGGTACATATATTCCATCTGCAAAGCAACCTGATTGGAAGCGCAATCCTGCTTCTTCTGCTATGGGTGGTGGTGAAGGAGACGTGAACAATTTGAATATGGTTGCTGCCCAGCGTAATCCTACCAACTTGCCTGCTCCAATCCAGCATCTTGCCCCAGGCTCACCACTCCTGCCCTTGGCTTCCCCTCTGGCGATGTTTGATGTTTCTCCATTCCAG CCCCCATCTGATATGTCAGTTCAAGCTCGCTGGTCGCATGTTCCTGCACCGCCACTTCAGTCTGTTCCTATGTCAATGCCATTGCAGCGACCGACAGATGGAGTACTTCCTTCTCAGTTTAACCATGGGACTTCTGCGGATCAATCATCAGCTTCCAACAGGTTTCCTGAGTCCCGAAATTCAACACCCTCTGACAGTAGCCAGAATTTCCATGCAGCGACAGATGCGACTGTCACTCAGTTGCCAGAGGAATTAGGGTTGGTTCATGCATCAAGCTCCACTTGCGCTGGGGCTTCAACACAAAGTAGTGTTGTTAAGAGCTTGTCAGTAAGCACTGCAGCAGATGCTGGCAAGACTGATACTGTTCAAAATGGCAGTAGTGTTGGCCAAAACACTAGTTCGACTTTTAAACCGCAGCCTTCGCAGCAGAAGAATACATCTTCCCAGCAGTACAATAATTTGTCAGGTTATAATTATCAGAGAGGAAGTGGGGTGTCGCAGAAGAATAGTTCTGGGGGTGAATGGTCCCATCGAAGGATGGGGTTCCATGGGCGAAATCAGTCTTTTGGTGCGGAGAAAGGCTTCTCTCCTTCAAAAATGAAGCAGATATATGTGGCAAAACAGACCCCCAGTGGGACATCAACAGCACCGCAGTGA